A section of the Methanobrevibacter arboriphilus JCM 13429 = DSM 1125 genome encodes:
- a CDS encoding GyrI-like domain-containing protein yields MPLVSRIEIVKKSKQPVISIKTTTKMENLPIVIGETYEKIEEYLKEIGEYPEDIPFVRYFNMDMENLKVEIGFPVYKELPGKDDIEFSYIEEMKAVYSLYQGPYQEMGETYDEIMMWIEDNGMKPTGIFLESYYNSPKDVSEDKLLTRILMPLD; encoded by the coding sequence ATGCCACTTGTATCAAGAATAGAGATTGTAAAAAAATCTAAACAACCAGTAATCTCTATTAAAACCACAACAAAAATGGAAAATCTACCTATAGTAATAGGGGAAACTTATGAAAAAATAGAAGAATATCTGAAAGAAATTGGAGAATATCCTGAAGATATTCCTTTTGTAAGATATTTTAATATGGACATGGAGAATTTAAAAGTAGAAATAGGTTTTCCTGTTTACAAAGAGTTACCTGGAAAAGATGATATAGAATTCAGCTATATAGAAGAGATGAAAGCTGTGTATAGCCTATATCAAGGACCTTATCAAGAGATGGGAGAAACATACGATGAAATTATGATGTGGATTGAAGATAATGGGATGAAACCTACTGGAATATTTCTAGAAAGCTATTACAATAGCCCAAAGGATGTTTCAGAAGATAAACTATTAACTAGAATTTTAATGCCATTAGATTAA
- a CDS encoding FAD-dependent oxidoreductase: MIFIREKHLPFWLDKEEPLEFPTVKDKTKVDVAIVGGGIVGITTGLMLKKQGFKVGIIESKKIASDVTGSTTAKITISSNLVYDEILSDFGLETALKFRDANILAFDKISELINEYKIDCDYEKIPLYIYSTDKNNYKDIEKEYKALQKLDIDADLTDDFQMPFNEESFKENNTKNKDSANDIVINKAIRYNNQAIFHPKKYSNALVKLIPGEGSHVFENTKVIDIKEDEINRIITEKGDIFADSIIIATNSPIYDPDSSLSYMSPIKSYMLGVYVKEKIPDAMFVDINPFHTYRKTPTEKGDLLIIAGEHHHTGKSKNTSANFKKLIEYTKKKFNVNSIEYFWSNQDNKTIDMLPVIGETSQKGIYIATGFGSWGMVKATLAGMILRDLISNKKNIYTEAFSPKRFKKQQSIKKKCQSSFNTKDLNTEELKIIKEAILDLNPEEAKIIEFPKRNISIYKNSKSNVFVLQANCTHYGCRLSWNSAEKTWDCPQHGSLFNYKGNSIHGPAIKNLKSYKID; this comes from the coding sequence TTGATTTTTATTAGAGAAAAACACTTACCATTTTGGTTAGATAAAGAAGAACCATTAGAATTTCCTACTGTTAAAGATAAAACAAAAGTGGATGTAGCTATTGTTGGAGGAGGAATAGTAGGAATTACAACAGGATTAATGCTTAAAAAACAAGGTTTTAAAGTAGGTATAATTGAATCAAAAAAGATAGCTTCTGATGTAACGGGATCTACAACAGCTAAAATAACAATATCATCAAATTTAGTCTATGATGAGATATTATCTGATTTTGGTTTGGAAACTGCTTTAAAATTCAGAGATGCAAACATATTAGCTTTTGATAAAATATCTGAATTAATTAATGAATATAAAATCGATTGTGATTATGAAAAGATTCCATTATATATTTATTCAACAGATAAGAATAATTATAAAGATATTGAAAAAGAATATAAAGCATTGCAAAAATTAGATATAGATGCTGATTTAACTGATGATTTTCAAATGCCTTTTAATGAAGAATCGTTCAAGGAAAACAATACGAAAAATAAGGACAGTGCGAATGATATTGTTATAAATAAAGCTATAAGATATAATAATCAAGCTATATTTCATCCTAAAAAGTATAGTAATGCATTAGTAAAGCTAATACCTGGAGAAGGATCTCATGTATTTGAAAATACTAAAGTAATAGATATTAAAGAAGATGAAATAAATAGAATAATAACTGAAAAAGGAGATATTTTTGCTGATTCTATTATTATAGCTACAAATTCACCGATATATGACCCAGATTCAAGTTTATCATATATGTCCCCAATCAAATCATATATGTTGGGAGTATATGTAAAAGAAAAAATACCTGATGCTATGTTTGTTGATATAAATCCTTTCCATACCTATAGAAAGACTCCAACTGAAAAAGGAGATTTATTAATCATTGCAGGAGAACATCATCATACAGGTAAAAGTAAAAACACTAGTGCAAATTTCAAAAAATTAATAGAATATACAAAGAAAAAGTTCAATGTTAATTCAATTGAATATTTCTGGTCTAATCAAGATAATAAAACTATTGATATGTTGCCAGTTATTGGAGAAACTTCTCAAAAGGGAATTTATATAGCTACTGGATTTGGTAGCTGGGGAATGGTAAAAGCAACGTTAGCAGGAATGATCCTAAGAGACTTAATATCAAATAAAAAAAATATTTATACTGAAGCTTTCTCACCAAAAAGATTTAAAAAACAACAATCAATAAAGAAAAAATGTCAAAGTAGCTTCAATACAAAAGATTTAAACACAGAAGAATTAAAAATAATAAAAGAGGCAATATTAGATTTAAATCCTGAAGAAGCTAAAATAATTGAATTTCCTAAAAGAAATATATCTATCTATAAAAATTCGAAATCCAATGTTTTTGTACTCCAAGCAAACTGTACTCATTATGGATGCAGATTAAGCTGGAATTCAGCAGAAAAAACTTGGGATTGTCCACAACACGGTTCTCTTTTTAATTATAAAGGCAATTCGATTCATGGCCCAGCTATTAAAAATTTAAAATCTTATAAAATTGACTAA
- a CDS encoding FprA family A-type flavoprotein, whose amino-acid sequence MKADAFKIADGVYWVGVLDWDLRDYHGYTLDGTTYNCYLVFGEEKTALIDNTYPGSSAQLWARIYDAFSKEGKEPKIDVIIQNHIENDHSGCLAEFVKKFPDLDLYCSPKAVNGLISHVPALENFDMNVVKTGDTLDIGGKTFTFLEAPMLHWPDSMFTFLAQDGILFSNDAFGQHICASERYDTDISEDFLISHAQKFYANLITPSSPLVLRKLDEVVELGLLEKIKTIAPSHGQILTEPMKLINKYKEWASGECKDKVTFLYDTMHHSTQKMAHAMMEGLISEGIQVKSYFLHTDGRSDIVTDVLDSKAIFVGSPTMMNNPYPSLGDLMYYFNALSFKKTGYQKEAVVFGSKGWGGGANRKLTADLQGAGFEVVEQYDLTYIPTEEELLKCYEIGKEIGKKLKSE is encoded by the coding sequence ATGAAAGCAGATGCATTTAAAATAGCTGACGGAGTATATTGGGTTGGCGTTCTTGATTGGGATTTAAGAGATTATCATGGATATACTTTAGATGGTACAACATACAATTGTTACTTAGTATTTGGTGAAGAAAAAACAGCATTAATTGATAACACATATCCTGGATCTTCTGCACAGCTTTGGGCAAGAATCTATGATGCTTTTAGTAAAGAAGGCAAAGAGCCAAAAATTGATGTAATTATTCAAAATCATATTGAAAATGATCATAGTGGGTGTTTAGCTGAATTTGTTAAAAAATTCCCAGATTTAGATCTTTATTGTTCTCCTAAAGCTGTTAATGGTCTTATAAGTCATGTACCTGCACTTGAAAACTTTGATATGAATGTGGTTAAAACTGGAGATACTCTTGATATTGGTGGTAAAACTTTTACTTTTCTTGAAGCACCTATGTTGCATTGGCCAGATAGTATGTTCACATTTTTAGCACAAGATGGAATATTATTTTCAAATGATGCATTTGGACAACATATTTGTGCAAGTGAAAGATATGACACTGATATTTCAGAGGATTTCTTAATAAGTCATGCACAAAAGTTCTATGCTAATTTAATAACTCCTTCTTCTCCACTTGTTTTAAGAAAGCTTGATGAAGTTGTTGAATTAGGTCTTCTTGAAAAAATAAAAACTATTGCTCCATCTCATGGACAAATTTTAACAGAACCTATGAAATTAATTAATAAATATAAAGAATGGGCTTCTGGAGAATGTAAAGATAAAGTAACTTTTTTATATGATACAATGCATCATTCCACACAAAAAATGGCTCATGCTATGATGGAAGGTCTTATTAGTGAAGGAATTCAAGTTAAGTCCTATTTTTTACATACTGATGGTAGGAGTGATATTGTAACTGATGTTCTTGATAGTAAAGCTATTTTTGTTGGTAGTCCTACTATGATGAACAACCCTTATCCTAGTTTAGGGGATTTGATGTATTATTTCAATGCTCTTTCTTTTAAAAAGACTGGTTATCAGAAAGAAGCAGTTGTGTTTGGTTCCAAAGGTTGGGGTGGAGGGGCTAATAGAAAACTAACAGCTGACCTTCAAGGAGCAGGTTTTGAAGTAGTAGAACAATATGATTTAACATATATTCCTACTGAAGAAGAATTACTTAAATGTTATGAAATTGGAAAAGAAATAGGTAAAAAATTAAAATCTGAGTAA
- a CDS encoding cyclic 2,3-diphosphoglycerate synthase — protein MKNMEKIVCLVDGEHYLPVTKSAIEILNSLEHVDVVATVFIGGTEKLRTDNPESYAKMMGMPVHFGPDENEIPYDLIVEMIKEYNADVVMDLSDEPVLDYTKRFKIASKVIREGALYRGPDFEFQPLTEYKIPTKPSLKILGTGKRIGKTAVSAFAARLIDENGYEPCVVAMGRGGPEEPEIVRGDELKITPEFLMEQSNKGVHAASDHWEDALMSRILTIGCRRCGGGMSGDVFMTNMKKGAEIANEVESKFIIFEGSGAAIPPVKTDKHIALIGANQPILNITNFFGPFRISLADLVILTMCEEPMSTPSKMKAIEEFISEINPNAKIISTVFRPKPHGDINGKNVLFATTAPDEVKDVLVSHLEENYGCKVVGTTPHLSNRPLLQKDIEKYIDHVDVMLTELKAAAVDVATKDSLEAGLEVVYCDNIPIAIDDTYPDLDESILEIVDGAIEDFNKK, from the coding sequence ATGAAAAATATGGAAAAAATAGTTTGTTTAGTTGATGGAGAGCATTATTTACCAGTTACTAAATCTGCAATTGAAATATTAAATAGTTTAGAACACGTAGATGTTGTTGCAACAGTATTTATTGGAGGAACTGAAAAATTAAGAACAGATAATCCTGAAAGCTATGCCAAAATGATGGGAATGCCTGTACATTTTGGTCCAGATGAAAATGAGATTCCCTATGATTTAATAGTTGAAATGATTAAAGAATATAATGCAGATGTTGTAATGGATTTAAGTGATGAACCAGTACTTGATTACACCAAAAGGTTTAAAATAGCTTCAAAAGTAATTAGAGAAGGTGCTTTATACAGAGGACCAGATTTTGAATTTCAACCATTAACAGAGTATAAAATACCAACAAAACCATCTCTTAAAATACTTGGAACTGGTAAAAGAATAGGTAAAACAGCAGTATCTGCATTTGCAGCAAGACTTATAGATGAAAACGGTTATGAACCATGTGTTGTAGCTATGGGTAGAGGAGGTCCAGAAGAACCTGAAATTGTAAGAGGGGATGAATTAAAAATCACACCAGAATTTTTAATGGAACAATCTAACAAAGGTGTTCATGCGGCTTCTGACCATTGGGAAGATGCTCTTATGAGTAGAATTCTTACTATTGGTTGTAGAAGATGTGGAGGCGGAATGTCTGGTGATGTATTCATGACAAACATGAAAAAAGGTGCGGAAATAGCTAATGAAGTTGAATCAAAATTTATTATATTTGAAGGTAGTGGTGCAGCTATTCCCCCAGTTAAAACAGACAAACACATTGCATTGATAGGAGCAAATCAACCAATTTTAAATATAACTAATTTTTTCGGACCATTCAGAATAAGTTTAGCTGATTTAGTTATTCTTACAATGTGTGAAGAGCCAATGAGTACACCTTCAAAGATGAAAGCTATAGAAGAGTTTATAAGTGAAATAAATCCTAATGCAAAAATCATATCTACTGTATTTAGACCTAAACCTCATGGTGATATTAATGGTAAAAATGTGTTGTTTGCTACCACAGCTCCAGATGAAGTAAAAGATGTTTTAGTGAGTCATTTAGAAGAAAATTATGGATGTAAAGTTGTTGGAACTACACCACACCTTTCAAACAGACCACTTCTTCAAAAAGATATTGAAAAATACATAGATCATGTCGATGTAATGCTCACTGAACTTAAAGCTGCAGCTGTAGATGTTGCTACTAAGGATTCACTTGAAGCAGGACTTGAAGTTGTTTATTGTGATAACATCCCAATAGCTATTGATGATACTTATCCAGATCTTGATGAATCTATTCTTGAAATAGTAGATGGAGCTATTGAAGATTTTAATAAAAAATAA
- a CDS encoding putative ATP-dependent zinc protease produces the protein MEKEDIKKILTFTIKEKEIIRELNLPEEIFLPLFFSVRFGGDWSVNKNSKKLMSIKEKVTEYDKKTKIGYTLEKIYLFVNPEILSKEGKIYRMEKCGNKNERELVERPYMTKVNGEYILEAILNPKDMEISVKHLEGPLNFYGPAAYGSSHEMEHLEYNETKGIPFWDFKYILNKKTHETHENL, from the coding sequence TTGGAAAAAGAAGATATAAAAAAGATTTTGACATTTACAATAAAAGAAAAAGAAATAATAAGAGAATTAAATCTTCCAGAAGAAATTTTTTTACCACTTTTCTTTTCAGTCCGTTTTGGAGGGGACTGGAGTGTTAATAAAAACTCTAAAAAGCTAATGTCTATAAAAGAAAAAGTAACAGAGTATGATAAAAAAACTAAAATAGGATATACATTAGAGAAAATATACTTATTTGTTAATCCCGAAATTTTATCAAAAGAAGGTAAAATATACAGAATGGAAAAATGTGGAAATAAAAATGAAAGAGAGCTAGTTGAAAGACCATATATGACAAAAGTAAATGGAGAATATATTTTAGAAGCCATTTTAAATCCAAAAGATATGGAAATATCTGTAAAACATTTGGAAGGGCCTTTAAACTTTTATGGACCTGCTGCATATGGATCTTCTCATGAAATGGAACATCTTGAATATAATGAAACAAAAGGAATTCCTTTTTGGGACTTTAAATACATTTTAAACAAAAAAACTCATGAAACTCATGAAAACTTGTAA